Proteins encoded within one genomic window of Lysinibacillus louembei:
- a CDS encoding ABC transporter permease yields the protein MGSFILKRLINLIPTLLVVGIIVFVITRMIPGDPASVMLGPQASVEDVENLREELGLNKSLPLQFVSYIADLAQLNLGYSYSYSETVFSLIAERFPNTVILAIAALLIAALIGIPAGILAARKQNTIVDYIVMLISLIGVSMPIFWLGVMLVLFFSVNLGWLPATGMGNIEEGLWPFVRHLILPACALATIPMATFARITRSSMLEVISQDYIKTARSKGLKEYLVIGKHAFKNALTPILTVLGMQISNLLGGAVLTETIFSWPGMGRLIVEAIDKRDFVVVQGTVIFIAFIFVLVNLIVDVLYKVVNPKVNLDSNGGKK from the coding sequence GTGGGGTCATTTATTTTAAAAAGGTTAATTAATTTAATTCCTACATTGTTAGTAGTAGGCATCATCGTCTTTGTCATTACAAGAATGATTCCTGGTGATCCTGCATCTGTCATGCTTGGCCCACAAGCCAGTGTAGAGGATGTTGAGAACTTGCGAGAGGAATTGGGGTTAAATAAATCTTTGCCATTGCAATTTGTTTCATATATTGCAGACTTAGCACAGCTAAATTTAGGCTACTCCTACTCTTATAGTGAAACGGTTTTCAGTTTAATTGCGGAAAGATTTCCAAATACGGTTATTCTCGCTATTGCCGCGTTACTAATTGCTGCACTCATTGGTATTCCAGCAGGGATTTTAGCAGCGAGAAAACAAAATACAATCGTTGATTATATCGTTATGTTAATTTCTTTAATCGGTGTTTCGATGCCAATCTTTTGGCTAGGGGTCATGTTAGTTTTATTCTTTAGTGTTAATCTCGGCTGGCTACCAGCGACAGGGATGGGCAATATAGAAGAGGGGCTTTGGCCATTTGTAAGGCATTTAATATTGCCAGCATGTGCCTTAGCAACAATTCCGATGGCTACCTTTGCACGTATTACACGCTCTAGTATGTTGGAGGTAATTTCACAGGATTATATAAAAACAGCTCGCTCGAAAGGGCTGAAAGAATATTTAGTTATTGGCAAGCATGCATTTAAAAATGCTTTGACACCTATTTTAACGGTATTAGGTATGCAAATTTCTAATTTATTGGGCGGCGCTGTTTTAACAGAAACTATTTTTAGCTGGCCTGGTATGGGGCGCCTGATTGTTGAGGCGATTGATAAACGTGATTTTGTCGTAGTACAAGGAACTGTTATTTTTATAGCCTTTATTTTCGTACTTGTAAACTTGATTGTTGATGTGCTTTATAAAGTAGTAAATCCAAAGGTAAATTTAGATTCGAATGGAGGGAAAAAATAG
- a CDS encoding ABC transporter substrate-binding protein, translating into MSKKIFHQKSFLLLILALVISVLAACGGDNKGADKEQEANGEATGEVTAGGSLSVGLSANAKTFDPIKYTGAYESQVIRQMADTLVVYNKDLSEVIPSLATEWSVSDDMLVYTFKLREGVKFQKGQYQDGREMTAEDVKYSLERSAKESAMNRLNGVTEVKVVSDYEVEIHLATPNAALLAMLTDAGNIIIPKEEVEGWGDNFSEHFIGTGPFQLTEWKKDQEVQLVRHDGYWGEKPHLDKLTMKFIADQNMLTNALRSGDIDIAMDVKGQNREIVKQDSNLELLTNAGLSIVYLDLNNKVGPTADKRVREAIYMATNVEEIISGVNQWGGGEVSYLPLPPGSWGYDESLIDLVPKYDPEKAKQLLAEAGYPDGFKTEIYAAQARVPYATIFQSQLKNNLNIDVEIKVVEWGTYSDMVAKGNAPMNIGGWTWYPDPYFFLYQLFSTNQIGALGNGKGYSNPEVDALLARAVSETVVQEERAEIYKEALKLIMADVPRIELEATEAVAAINKKVQGFEVSPDNSVQIVHPNGTNVSISK; encoded by the coding sequence ATGTCAAAGAAAATTTTTCATCAAAAGTCTTTCTTACTATTAATTCTTGCACTAGTCATCTCAGTGTTAGCTGCATGTGGTGGAGATAATAAAGGTGCGGACAAGGAACAGGAAGCAAATGGAGAAGCAACTGGTGAAGTAACAGCAGGTGGTTCATTAAGCGTCGGTCTTTCAGCGAATGCGAAAACCTTTGACCCTATCAAATACACGGGTGCTTATGAATCTCAAGTTATACGTCAAATGGCTGATACATTAGTTGTGTATAACAAAGATTTATCTGAGGTTATTCCTTCATTAGCTACAGAGTGGAGCGTATCTGATGATATGCTTGTGTATACATTTAAGCTACGTGAAGGCGTTAAATTCCAAAAAGGTCAATATCAAGATGGCCGTGAAATGACAGCAGAGGACGTGAAATATTCATTAGAGCGCTCTGCTAAGGAATCTGCTATGAATCGCTTAAATGGTGTAACAGAAGTGAAGGTTGTTTCTGATTATGAGGTAGAAATTCATTTAGCTACACCGAATGCAGCGTTATTAGCGATGTTAACAGACGCTGGGAATATTATTATTCCAAAAGAAGAGGTTGAGGGCTGGGGCGATAATTTCTCTGAGCACTTTATTGGCACAGGCCCATTCCAATTAACTGAATGGAAAAAGGACCAAGAAGTACAGCTAGTACGCCACGATGGATACTGGGGTGAAAAGCCTCATCTTGATAAATTAACAATGAAATTTATCGCTGATCAAAATATGCTAACAAATGCCCTACGTTCAGGTGATATTGATATCGCAATGGATGTTAAAGGACAAAACCGCGAAATTGTTAAACAAGATAGCAATCTTGAGTTATTAACGAACGCTGGTCTATCCATTGTTTATTTAGACTTAAATAACAAGGTTGGTCCTACAGCGGATAAGCGCGTACGTGAAGCAATTTATATGGCCACAAATGTTGAGGAAATTATTTCTGGCGTAAACCAATGGGGTGGCGGCGAGGTATCTTATTTACCGTTACCACCTGGCTCATGGGGCTACGATGAATCATTAATTGACCTTGTGCCAAAATATGACCCAGAAAAAGCGAAGCAGCTTTTAGCGGAGGCTGGTTATCCAGATGGTTTCAAAACGGAGATTTATGCAGCACAAGCGCGTGTTCCATACGCAACAATTTTCCAAAGTCAATTGAAAAATAACTTAAACATTGATGTCGAAATTAAAGTTGTTGAATGGGGTACTTATAGTGACATGGTTGCGAAAGGCAATGCGCCGATGAATATTGGTGGATGGACATGGTATCCAGACCCATACTTCTTCCTATACCAACTATTTAGCACAAATCAAATTGGGGCTCTTGGCAATGGTAAAGGCTACAGCAATCCAGAGGTAGATGCCCTATTAGCTCGTGCTGTTTCAGAAACAGTTGTACAAGAAGAGCGTGCAGAAATTTATAAAGAAGCATTAAAGCTTATTATGGCTGATGTACCACGTATTGAGCTAGAAGCTACAGAGGCTGTTGCAGCGATTAATAAAAAAGTACAAGGCTTCGAAGTATCACCTGATAACTCAGTGCAAATTGTACATCCAAATGGGACAAACGTTTCAATTTCTAAATAA
- a CDS encoding amidohydrolase family protein codes for MTRYTNGLVFNYQSRTFEKGDFEVQEQYFIAPSASDMPAVDLTNCYVTPGFIDSCSQIGLQEIGIRWEGDDSFEMESNLHYSVLDGIYPFDKAFQMALQHGITASHIVPSPKSLIGAKTAVVHHTHTTVDEMVIDNNIAFTFSIGHHAKHTFFNATKKPLTRMGIAKTLRDTLQQLQQQEPAIKKIMIRAHKAVDIELIQRLQKEFHYEFHIVHATEISFIEQAKWNTVVAGPVFRYIEHNEMMALSPNLYQQLAMMNTPFVFCTDHPTSSATHLAIEAGLAVREGLSRADALYALTTGAAQFLGIENMTGSIRDGLFADFVIWNKHPLDLDAQVIATFIKGQQVYSQKAGALI; via the coding sequence ATGACTCGCTATACAAATGGACTTGTTTTTAACTACCAGTCACGCACCTTTGAAAAAGGTGATTTTGAAGTGCAGGAGCAATATTTCATAGCACCATCCGCATCAGATATGCCAGCAGTTGATTTAACAAATTGCTATGTGACACCAGGCTTTATTGATAGCTGCTCACAAATCGGCTTGCAAGAGATTGGCATTCGTTGGGAAGGCGACGATAGCTTTGAAATGGAAAGCAATCTACATTATTCTGTGCTTGATGGCATTTACCCTTTTGACAAAGCTTTTCAAATGGCACTTCAACATGGCATTACTGCCTCGCACATTGTCCCCTCCCCTAAAAGCTTAATTGGGGCAAAGACTGCCGTTGTACATCACACACATACAACGGTTGATGAAATGGTCATTGATAACAATATTGCTTTTACCTTTTCCATTGGTCACCATGCAAAGCATACATTTTTTAATGCGACGAAAAAGCCTTTAACGCGCATGGGTATCGCTAAAACTTTAAGAGATACATTGCAGCAGCTTCAACAGCAGGAGCCAGCAATTAAGAAAATAATGATTCGTGCACATAAAGCAGTCGATATTGAGCTGATTCAACGTTTGCAAAAGGAATTTCACTATGAATTCCATATTGTTCATGCAACAGAAATTTCCTTTATCGAGCAGGCTAAATGGAATACAGTCGTTGCAGGCCCAGTATTTCGCTATATCGAGCACAATGAAATGATGGCACTCTCACCAAATCTGTATCAACAGCTTGCTATGATGAATACGCCCTTTGTCTTTTGCACAGATCACCCTACGAGCAGTGCAACACATTTAGCCATTGAGGCAGGCTTAGCTGTGCGTGAAGGCTTATCACGTGCCGATGCACTTTATGCGTTAACAACTGGTGCTGCACAATTTTTAGGCATTGAAAATATGACGGGTTCAATTCGTGATGGCTTATTTGCTGATTTTGTTATTTGGAATAAGCATCCTTTAGATTTAGATGCCCAAGTCATTGCGACCTTTATTAAAGGACAGCAAGTATATAGCCAGAAAGCAGGTGCTCTCATATGA
- a CDS encoding amidohydrolase family protein has product MMIYHNAKFATANEHNDVVEQLWVEDGIITYVGKALDIPAHAETVDLQGAVVTPGLIDIHAHVGTWAEVTEDINDANEYSEPFTPLMHALDSVDIRHFSFQHAIEGGVTTVQTGPGSANVIGGIWSILKTAGPTLESRVLIERSGLKGALGENPKNVFGNQYKRKPMTRMAIAQILRDGFQRAKQLDAEQQNIHIDNNLELRPFIEVLRGVMPLRLHCHRADDIMTAIRIAKEFDVELHLEHCTEGHLIVDAVKASGFNATVGPYMLTPSKYETRHSTPAIAKIFQDKQIPFAIMTDHPFVPIQYLKYCASEAIRYGLDEETALKSITLHAAKLVQLQHRIGSLEKGKDADFVVWSHPIFETEAKVLQTYVSGIKYYEAEYVR; this is encoded by the coding sequence ATGATGATTTATCACAATGCAAAATTTGCCACAGCAAATGAACATAACGATGTTGTTGAACAGCTTTGGGTAGAGGATGGCATTATCACTTATGTAGGTAAAGCGCTCGACATTCCTGCGCATGCCGAAACCGTTGATTTACAAGGAGCTGTCGTCACACCAGGGCTCATTGATATTCATGCACATGTAGGAACTTGGGCTGAAGTAACGGAGGATATTAATGATGCAAACGAATATAGTGAGCCCTTTACCCCTTTAATGCACGCACTCGATAGCGTCGATATTCGACACTTCTCCTTCCAGCATGCTATTGAAGGTGGCGTTACAACAGTACAAACAGGACCAGGTAGTGCCAACGTCATTGGTGGTATTTGGAGCATTTTAAAAACTGCAGGCCCAACACTTGAATCGCGTGTCCTTATAGAGCGCAGTGGCTTGAAAGGCGCTTTAGGTGAAAATCCTAAAAATGTTTTTGGCAATCAGTACAAGCGCAAGCCGATGACAAGAATGGCAATCGCACAAATTTTACGGGATGGCTTCCAGCGTGCGAAGCAATTAGATGCAGAGCAGCAAAATATACACATTGACAATAATTTAGAATTGCGTCCATTTATCGAGGTGTTGCGTGGAGTTATGCCATTGCGTCTGCATTGCCACCGCGCAGATGATATTATGACAGCAATTCGTATCGCAAAGGAATTTGATGTGGAGCTTCATTTAGAGCATTGCACAGAGGGACATTTAATTGTCGATGCAGTAAAAGCTAGCGGCTTTAATGCCACTGTTGGTCCCTATATGCTGACACCTTCTAAATATGAAACGCGCCATTCAACACCTGCTATCGCTAAAATTTTTCAAGATAAGCAAATTCCATTTGCCATTATGACAGACCATCCATTTGTCCCTATACAATATTTAAAATATTGCGCCTCTGAAGCGATTCGCTATGGATTAGATGAAGAAACAGCTTTAAAAAGCATTACCCTTCATGCAGCAAAGCTTGTCCAGCTACAGCATCGAATCGGCTCACTGGAAAAAGGAAAGGATGCCGATTTTGTCGTCTGGTCACACCCTATTTTCGAAACGGAAGCAAAAGTATTACAAACATATGTCAGTGGGATAAAATATTACGAAGCGGAGTATGTCAGATGA
- a CDS encoding AroM family protein: MKNMKIAVVTIGQAPRKDMASDIIKLKDAGLDITEFGVLDLLTLDEINTLAPTSNDEDMLVTLLTSGEQVKLSKQKLMPYIQKRIHDLSNFQWILLMCTGDFANKLSGKNLLLPDHFMTHLIKGIHPSLHLGLIGPEPEQQNSVCAKWQKAQFNVSFAASSPYHFNEQHLFMTAQKLEAQGADLLILDCMGYSHTMKERIQDKLNIPVVIPRDALFTVIKDVL, translated from the coding sequence ATGAAAAATATGAAAATTGCAGTTGTCACAATCGGTCAAGCACCGCGTAAGGATATGGCGTCAGACATTATAAAATTAAAAGATGCTGGATTAGACATAACTGAATTTGGCGTATTAGACTTACTTACCTTAGATGAAATTAACACACTCGCCCCTACCTCAAATGACGAGGACATGCTTGTTACATTATTAACAAGCGGCGAGCAAGTGAAGCTGAGCAAACAAAAGCTAATGCCCTATATTCAAAAGCGCATTCATGATTTGTCGAATTTTCAATGGATTCTACTAATGTGCACAGGCGATTTCGCTAATAAATTGTCAGGAAAAAATTTATTGCTGCCTGACCATTTTATGACACATTTAATCAAGGGCATTCACCCTAGCCTACATCTTGGCTTGATTGGCCCTGAGCCTGAACAACAAAATAGCGTCTGTGCTAAATGGCAAAAGGCACAATTTAATGTCTCCTTTGCCGCAAGCTCACCGTATCACTTCAATGAGCAGCACCTATTCATGACAGCTCAAAAATTAGAGGCACAGGGAGCTGACCTTTTAATTCTTGATTGTATGGGCTATTCACATACGATGAAAGAGAGGATTCAGGACAAACTAAATATTCCTGTCGTTATACCAAGGGATGCCCTTTTTACTGTCATAAAAGATGTACTATAG
- a CDS encoding excalibur calcium-binding domain-containing protein: MKKMMQGILAILFLSAIIIPSAQAAEERTIKAEIVTTDSIAMRNAPMKTGKTLAIIPKNTKLSATARSGDWYKVSYQKQVGWVPIDYVTKYVAPKASANQTTTAPKGSSATVNPKAPTSFQNCTELRVYYPKGVAQGHPAYASKHDRDKDGWACEKK, from the coding sequence ATGAAAAAAATGATGCAAGGTATATTGGCAATTTTATTTTTGTCAGCAATTATCATCCCATCTGCACAAGCCGCAGAGGAACGTACAATCAAAGCAGAAATTGTTACAACAGATAGTATTGCTATGCGCAATGCTCCTATGAAAACGGGCAAAACATTAGCGATTATACCGAAAAATACAAAGCTGAGTGCAACTGCTCGCAGCGGTGATTGGTATAAAGTTTCCTATCAAAAGCAGGTAGGCTGGGTGCCGATTGATTATGTGACAAAATATGTAGCACCAAAGGCGAGCGCAAATCAAACTACTACAGCACCAAAGGGCAGTAGTGCAACGGTCAATCCAAAAGCCCCAACTTCCTTTCAAAACTGTACGGAGCTGCGCGTTTATTATCCTAAAGGTGTAGCGCAAGGACATCCTGCCTATGCCTCAAAGCATGACCGCGATAAAGATGGCTGGGCTTGTGAGAAAAAATAG
- a CDS encoding translation initiation factor 2 produces the protein MTSKEKKTGQSAESTDIQIDRLAYLGTVITVLGYALSAIAEGLELKALEQQKEENFSSTEMTKLHEQMEELTKEVRQLRRMLR, from the coding sequence ATGACTAGCAAAGAGAAAAAAACTGGGCAATCAGCAGAAAGTACGGATATTCAAATTGATCGACTTGCTTATCTCGGCACAGTTATAACAGTATTAGGCTATGCTTTATCTGCCATTGCAGAAGGACTTGAATTAAAGGCATTAGAGCAGCAAAAAGAAGAAAATTTTTCATCGACTGAAATGACAAAATTACATGAGCAAATGGAGGAACTTACAAAGGAAGTCCGCCAGCTCAGGAGAATGCTGCGCTAA
- a CDS encoding endonuclease Q family protein → MNDYYADLHIHIGRTHSGRAVKITGSRTLTLSNILHTASANKGLDMIGIIDCHSPEVLEELEEHVRTGKMTELAQGGLLYEKTTLIMGSELEIYDSHCHGPIHVLAYLPTLQSMQAFSAWLSKHMKNIHLSSQRIYCDAKTLQQKVAELNGLFIAAHVFTPFKSLYGKGVKKSLTEVFDPAIIDAIELGLSADTDMVRGIEELAPYTFVTNSDAHSLGKIAREYQKIQMEAANFEELRLALHRENGRAIVTNYGLHPLLGKYHETVCAACGKAVTEGAEICPFCHSKHIVRGVATRIQQLSSATFTPVERPPYIHQVPLEFIPGLGKKTLDKLLTAFGTEMNILHRTTLEQLMEIVAQPLAEKIILARTGQLAFEAGGGGVYGKVKL, encoded by the coding sequence TTGAACGATTATTATGCGGATTTACATATTCATATTGGACGAACGCATAGCGGGCGTGCTGTCAAAATTACGGGAAGTCGCACATTAACCCTTTCTAATATATTACATACAGCAAGTGCCAATAAAGGGCTTGATATGATAGGCATTATTGATTGTCATAGCCCAGAGGTATTGGAGGAGCTGGAGGAGCATGTGCGAACAGGAAAAATGACCGAATTAGCACAGGGCGGCTTACTCTATGAAAAGACAACGCTCATTATGGGCTCCGAGCTTGAAATTTACGATAGTCATTGTCATGGACCTATTCATGTGCTTGCTTATTTGCCTACATTGCAATCAATGCAGGCTTTTTCAGCATGGTTAAGCAAGCATATGAAAAATATTCATCTTAGCTCACAGCGCATTTATTGTGATGCGAAAACATTGCAGCAAAAAGTCGCTGAACTGAATGGGCTATTTATTGCTGCGCATGTGTTCACACCTTTTAAAAGCTTATATGGCAAAGGGGTTAAAAAGAGCTTAACAGAAGTGTTTGACCCTGCAATTATCGATGCCATTGAGCTTGGACTAAGCGCTGATACGGATATGGTACGCGGCATAGAGGAATTAGCTCCCTATACGTTTGTAACGAATTCAGATGCGCATTCGCTTGGCAAAATCGCACGTGAATACCAAAAAATACAGATGGAGGCAGCTAATTTCGAGGAATTGCGACTGGCGCTACATCGTGAGAATGGTCGAGCCATTGTAACAAATTATGGCTTACATCCGTTGCTAGGGAAATATCATGAAACGGTGTGTGCGGCTTGTGGCAAGGCTGTGACAGAAGGCGCTGAAATTTGTCCATTTTGCCATAGCAAGCATATCGTGCGTGGTGTAGCGACACGCATTCAGCAGCTTTCTAGCGCTACCTTTACTCCAGTAGAGCGCCCACCCTATATTCATCAAGTGCCTTTAGAATTTATTCCTGGTCTAGGTAAAAAGACGCTGGACAAGCTATTAACGGCTTTCGGTACTGAAATGAATATTTTGCATCGCACAACGCTTGAACAATTAATGGAAATTGTAGCGCAGCCATTAGCGGAAAAAATTATTCTTGCTCGCACTGGACAGCTAGCGTTTGAAGCTGGTGGTGGTGGTGTGTATGGGAAGGTTAAGCTGTAG
- a CDS encoding Type 1 glutamine amidotransferase-like domain-containing protein produces the protein MKTHYYLGWFNDFFPDNLGKVLQEDIIERKSLVMISSTPFVDEDNGTTERSWLDQVGIMFDEYHLINCRVHKEDAKILIENASVIFLLGGNTLAQNEFLMEYELSNLIKNSKAVVLGASAGAINMSAKWLCSKNLGYKVEINAVYDGIGLDNFSILSHFDLENNMALVQRELAPLSEEMNIYVSNKDCAVRAKGEKIDILGNVYLMSRSKIHKLAETL, from the coding sequence ATGAAAACTCACTATTATTTAGGCTGGTTTAACGATTTTTTCCCAGATAATCTAGGCAAGGTGTTACAGGAGGATATAATTGAGAGAAAATCTCTTGTGATGATTAGTTCAACTCCCTTTGTCGATGAAGATAATGGTACTACCGAACGCTCATGGCTTGACCAAGTGGGTATTATGTTTGATGAGTATCATTTAATTAATTGTCGTGTACATAAGGAAGATGCCAAAATTTTAATTGAAAATGCTTCAGTCATTTTTTTGTTAGGTGGAAATACGCTTGCACAAAATGAATTTTTGATGGAATATGAATTGTCGAATTTGATTAAAAACAGTAAAGCAGTTGTGCTAGGGGCTAGCGCTGGAGCAATCAACATGTCCGCTAAATGGTTATGCTCGAAAAACCTTGGCTATAAAGTTGAAATAAACGCTGTTTACGACGGAATTGGTCTTGATAATTTTTCCATTCTGTCACATTTTGATCTTGAAAATAACATGGCACTAGTTCAAAGAGAGCTGGCTCCTTTATCTGAGGAAATGAATATTTATGTATCGAACAAAGATTGCGCTGTACGTGCAAAAGGGGAGAAAATCGATATTTTAGGCAACGTCTATTTAATGTCCCGTTCAAAGATTCACAAATTGGCTGAGACATTGTAG
- a CDS encoding MBL fold metallo-hydrolase, with product MRQFHNEQLTVYMSQLFKTTSTVIATADCIILVDPTWLPAEIATIQADIAKIRNDRPLYLLFTHSDWDHILGYGAFPEAKVIASEAFQQRTDKEQIVEQIRTFDDNYYIDRAYPLHYPTVDIEITEDGQTLTIGATKLTFYLAKGHTNDGLFTIVEPLGIWIAGDYLSDVEFPYIYDSSYAYEDTLGKVNHILQRHTIHYLIPGHGHMTMDKAEMTKRQQDALAYIQQLRQCILQQKESDYLITNYAYPRNMRAFHQANIRLMEEEQKTV from the coding sequence ATGAGGCAATTTCACAATGAGCAATTGACCGTTTATATGAGTCAGCTCTTTAAAACAACTTCCACCGTTATTGCAACAGCAGATTGCATTATCTTAGTTGATCCGACTTGGCTGCCAGCAGAAATCGCAACAATTCAAGCCGATATCGCTAAAATACGCAATGACCGACCACTTTACTTGCTTTTTACACATTCAGACTGGGACCATATTCTCGGCTATGGAGCATTTCCGGAGGCAAAGGTCATTGCAAGTGAAGCGTTTCAGCAGCGCACAGACAAGGAGCAAATCGTCGAGCAAATTCGCACATTTGATGATAATTATTATATTGATCGTGCTTATCCATTGCATTATCCGACTGTCGATATTGAGATTACTGAGGATGGACAAACACTGACAATCGGTGCTACGAAGCTTACTTTTTATTTGGCAAAAGGGCACACGAATGATGGACTATTTACAATCGTCGAACCACTCGGTATTTGGATTGCAGGCGATTATTTATCAGATGTAGAGTTTCCATATATTTATGATAGCAGCTATGCATATGAGGACACGTTGGGCAAAGTGAATCATATATTACAGCGACATACTATTCATTACTTAATTCCAGGGCATGGGCATATGACAATGGACAAGGCAGAAATGACAAAGCGCCAGCAGGATGCCCTTGCCTATATTCAGCAATTGCGCCAATGCATTTTACAGCAAAAAGAGAGCGACTATTTAATTACCAATTACGCTTATCCACGTAATATGCGAGCATTCCATCAAGCAAATATTCGCTTGATGGAAGAAGAGCAGAAGACTGTTTAA
- a CDS encoding methyl-accepting chemotaxis protein: protein MNEKLKIVVDAIDFYHATYSEDACIIVADTEKIIAYKEGKKVRLPIKVGQLVDNYKGTTSIKALYSGQYLREEHGPELFGFAYIATAQPIKDNGQVVGVVSAIISNEKIEGIRTLATDLSSTVGDMTTTNHSLTKASDDVAVRLDELSSLSETMNEDIQQINTIVAFVKDIAVKSRILGLNASIEAARSGEHGRGFAVVAAEIQKMAQNSTESAEEIAQQLEKIKASIDRVNLSTSEIVAFTEQLSSSIEGFDGAYKDIDNTASKLLDISKY from the coding sequence ATGAATGAAAAGCTAAAAATAGTAGTAGATGCAATCGATTTTTACCACGCAACATACTCAGAGGATGCTTGTATCATCGTAGCAGACACGGAAAAAATTATTGCTTATAAAGAAGGAAAAAAGGTTCGTCTCCCGATTAAGGTTGGACAGCTTGTTGATAATTATAAAGGAACGACCTCGATTAAAGCGCTATACTCAGGGCAATATTTACGAGAGGAGCATGGACCAGAATTATTTGGCTTTGCTTATATTGCGACAGCGCAGCCTATCAAAGACAATGGGCAAGTAGTTGGCGTTGTAAGCGCAATTATTTCCAACGAAAAAATAGAGGGTATCCGAACGTTAGCAACTGATTTGTCAAGCACAGTAGGCGATATGACGACAACAAACCACTCCTTAACAAAAGCGAGTGATGATGTCGCAGTGCGTCTTGATGAGCTATCAAGTCTTTCAGAAACGATGAATGAGGATATCCAGCAAATTAATACAATCGTGGCATTCGTTAAAGATATTGCGGTTAAATCAAGAATTCTCGGCTTAAATGCTTCGATTGAAGCGGCTCGCTCTGGTGAGCATGGACGCGGCTTTGCGGTCGTGGCAGCTGAAATTCAAAAAATGGCACAAAACAGTACAGAAAGCGCGGAGGAGATTGCACAGCAATTAGAAAAAATTAAAGCATCCATCGACCGCGTCAATTTATCAACGAGTGAAATCGTTGCATTTACAGAGCAGCTATCCTCTAGCATTGAGGGCTTTGATGGTGCCTATAAAGATATCGACAACACAGCGAGCAAGCTGTTGGACATTAGCAAATATTGA
- a CDS encoding reverse transcriptase-like protein, with translation MIWLNHGKIRSIIDGKGDRCVNIRIEWLYKAKNGAETLFHSAPLPAAQVLMLVEDVMQTGRVKNIVLTDAYDSTWTLKELKKYVQEVASEPQNITIYFDGGFQQNTKTAGLGYVVYFEQDGKAYRMRKNAFVEGLISNNEAEYAALHLSIRELEELNVHHATVHFKGDSQVVIRQMAGDWPAYEKELAAWANKIDKRLEKLHITPMYEHVSRKQNEEADRLATQALNGITIDGRKELQ, from the coding sequence ATGATTTGGCTGAATCATGGTAAAATAAGAAGCATCATAGATGGAAAAGGGGATAGATGTGTGAATATACGCATTGAATGGTTATATAAGGCGAAAAATGGAGCAGAAACGCTATTTCATTCAGCGCCATTACCAGCAGCGCAAGTGCTGATGCTTGTGGAGGATGTCATGCAGACAGGGCGAGTGAAAAATATTGTGTTAACAGATGCATATGACAGCACATGGACGCTAAAGGAGCTAAAAAAATATGTGCAAGAAGTCGCCTCTGAGCCACAAAATATCACGATTTACTTTGACGGAGGCTTTCAGCAAAATACAAAAACAGCGGGCCTAGGCTATGTTGTTTATTTTGAGCAAGATGGCAAAGCTTATCGCATGCGTAAAAATGCCTTTGTAGAAGGACTGATATCCAATAACGAGGCAGAATATGCAGCACTGCATTTAAGTATTCGCGAGCTAGAGGAGCTAAACGTACATCATGCAACCGTGCATTTTAAAGGCGACTCACAAGTTGTCATCCGACAAATGGCAGGGGATTGGCCAGCCTATGAAAAGGAATTAGCGGCATGGGCAAATAAAATTGACAAAAGGCTAGAAAAGCTGCATATTACACCGATGTATGAGCACGTCTCAAGAAAGCAAAATGAAGAGGCAGATAGACTAGCAACACAAGCCTTAAATGGCATTACTATTGATGGGCGGAAGGAGCTGCAATAA